In Tepidanaerobacter syntrophicus, the following are encoded in one genomic region:
- the pstA gene encoding phosphate ABC transporter permease PstA, with product MKPKTVENIMKIVLWTSGLATIAVLLMILAYIVSRGIGKLSIDFLTQSPRRMGMEGGVYPAIVGTVYFTLLTIAMAAPLGIAAAVYLTEYSKENFLVKSIRFGNDMLSAVPSIVFGLFGFAFFVTRLKSVTGGWSILSGALTGMLMILPVIIRNAEEAIKTVPREYKEASLALGATKEQTLIHVTLPTAMPGILTGVILGIGRIIGETAAFLLTLGGSILLPTSVFDPARTLAMHIYITAMEVGAMDMAFSAATVLIAVVLILNLLAHGISNRYSRFSSR from the coding sequence ATGAAACCTAAAACTGTAGAAAATATCATGAAGATAGTGCTTTGGACAAGCGGCCTTGCAACCATTGCAGTTCTTTTGATGATCCTTGCCTATATTGTATCTCGAGGCATCGGAAAACTTAGCATTGATTTTCTTACCCAATCGCCGCGACGGATGGGCATGGAAGGAGGCGTTTATCCGGCAATAGTCGGCACAGTGTACTTTACCTTACTTACAATTGCCATGGCGGCTCCTTTGGGCATTGCGGCGGCGGTATACCTTACTGAGTATTCAAAAGAAAATTTTTTAGTGAAATCTATACGTTTTGGAAATGATATGCTCTCAGCAGTACCTTCTATTGTTTTTGGCCTTTTTGGATTTGCGTTTTTCGTTACGAGACTAAAATCGGTTACCGGCGGCTGGTCGATTTTATCAGGCGCTCTGACGGGAATGCTTATGATACTTCCGGTAATAATACGAAATGCTGAAGAAGCGATTAAAACAGTTCCGAGAGAATACAAAGAAGCGAGTCTTGCTCTTGGAGCAACAAAAGAGCAAACGCTTATTCATGTAACGCTTCCTACTGCAATGCCAGGTATATTAACCGGCGTGATTCTAGGAATAGGCCGAATAATTGGAGAAACGGCGGCATTTCTTTTAACTCTTGGTGGTTCGATACTTTTGCCAACTTCAGTTTTTGACCCGGCCAGAACTCTGGCTATGCACATATATATTACTGCTATGGAAGTAGGAGCAATGGATATGGCCTTCTCTGCGGCAACAGTTCTTATAGCAGTCGTATTAATATTAAATTTACTCGCTCATGGGATTTCAAATCGTTATTCAAGATTTTCTTCTCGATGA
- a CDS encoding response regulator: protein MENSEKAVLVVDDEKNIRELIKFNLKSRGYKTVEAADGQEALDIAKNDNPLLIILDIMLPKIDGLKVCRILKEDPRTRKIPIIMLTALDDEVDKIVGLELGADDYITKPFSPRELVARVGAVMRRVEEQDSDSLPVNNPDLIIDDLKYEAVLYGKKLDLTLKEFELLKLLASNPFNVFSRQQLLEQVWGYDYMGDTRTVDVHVCNLRKKIEEADTGSKYSIDTIRGIGYRFSVKE, encoded by the coding sequence ATGGAAAACAGCGAAAAGGCCGTATTAGTAGTGGATGACGAAAAAAATATTCGCGAACTAATTAAGTTTAACCTCAAAAGTAGAGGATATAAAACGGTAGAAGCTGCTGATGGTCAAGAGGCTCTAGATATTGCAAAAAATGATAATCCTTTGTTGATAATTCTTGATATCATGTTACCGAAAATAGATGGATTAAAAGTTTGCCGCATTTTAAAAGAAGATCCCAGAACAAGAAAAATTCCAATAATTATGCTTACTGCCCTCGATGATGAGGTTGATAAAATTGTAGGTCTTGAACTTGGAGCGGATGATTATATTACAAAGCCTTTTAGCCCGCGAGAACTTGTTGCAAGAGTTGGGGCGGTTATGCGGCGCGTAGAAGAGCAAGATAGTGATAGCCTGCCTGTAAATAATCCGGACCTTATTATAGATGATTTGAAATACGAAGCTGTTCTTTACGGTAAAAAGCTGGATCTTACATTAAAAGAATTTGAGCTTCTTAAACTTCTTGCATCAAATCCATTTAATGTTTTTAGCCGTCAGCAGCTTTTAGAACAAGTTTGGGGATATGATTATATGGGCGATACGAGGACTGTTGACGTACACGTCTGCAATCTTAGAAAAAAGATCGAAGAAGCAGACACCGGCAGCAAATACAGTATTGATACAATTCGCGGCATAGGATATCGTTTTAGCGTCAAGGAGTGA
- the pnpS gene encoding two-component system histidine kinase PnpS, translating into MRRNIFAACMIIVLISLSITGYAVAKVVEDYFIQKTEDDLETRAFAVRPFLALKIKQEENTLGQLETAVKELGNEIKTRITIVDIDGNVIADSEKDPSDTESHSTRPEIKEAYLGNIGKSVRYSSSLKTEMMYVAIPILENHDIAYVLRLAVPISHINALTRNIWKMFFSASLAGLLVAFLISTIFSRRITKPIEEVSYAAKKISCGNYDLKVPLRPPYETKILAESFNRMAENLQETVGKLKEETDKTRAVLASMAEGLIAVDQNCRVVMMNFATERLFKIRQEETLGKHLLEVLRNRELHDLINEVLKTRKGSTREIKINTYDERIFWINVVPIDKENNLGAVAVMRDITELKRLEKMKSDFVSNVSHELKTPLTSISGFAETLLDGAYKSEENCRYFLRIIKQETDRMTRLINELLYLSRIEKPDFSIPKRPVNIASVVNKAVKLLQKNIDDKGHLLNLRLPENLGPVTGDEDSVLEIIINLLDNAIKYTPEGGNITVEIEDESDFISISVADNGIGIAGDELERIFGRFYRVQGPGITSASGTGLGLAVVKHLVESLNGKISVESQLGKGSTFKVSLPKYS; encoded by the coding sequence ATGAGGCGAAATATTTTTGCGGCCTGTATGATTATAGTCCTTATTAGCCTGTCTATAACCGGTTATGCTGTTGCAAAAGTTGTTGAAGACTACTTTATACAAAAGACGGAAGACGATCTTGAAACCCGTGCATTTGCCGTGCGCCCGTTTTTAGCCCTTAAGATAAAACAAGAGGAAAATACTTTAGGACAGTTAGAAACTGCTGTAAAAGAGTTAGGAAACGAAATAAAAACAAGAATCACAATTGTCGATATTGATGGCAACGTGATAGCCGACAGCGAAAAGGATCCCTCTGATACAGAGAGCCATAGTACAAGACCGGAAATAAAAGAAGCATATTTAGGAAATATCGGAAAAAGCGTACGCTACAGCAGTTCCTTAAAAACAGAAATGATGTATGTGGCAATTCCAATTCTTGAAAATCATGATATAGCCTATGTTTTACGTTTGGCAGTTCCAATATCCCACATAAATGCATTGACACGCAATATATGGAAAATGTTTTTTTCGGCAAGTCTTGCCGGTCTTTTAGTTGCGTTTTTGATAAGTACTATTTTTTCTAGAAGGATAACAAAACCTATAGAAGAAGTATCATATGCGGCAAAAAAAATATCATGCGGGAACTATGATTTGAAAGTTCCTCTAAGGCCTCCTTATGAAACAAAGATTTTAGCCGAATCTTTTAACCGCATGGCTGAAAATCTGCAAGAGACAGTGGGAAAACTGAAAGAAGAAACAGATAAAACAAGGGCTGTTTTAGCAAGCATGGCAGAAGGACTTATCGCAGTTGACCAAAACTGTCGTGTAGTAATGATGAACTTTGCGACTGAAAGACTTTTCAAGATAAGACAAGAAGAAACTTTGGGCAAGCACCTTTTAGAAGTTTTGAGAAATAGAGAATTACATGATCTGATAAATGAAGTGTTGAAAACTAGAAAGGGTTCAACTCGGGAGATAAAGATAAATACCTATGACGAAAGAATTTTTTGGATAAATGTTGTACCGATAGATAAAGAGAATAATTTAGGTGCAGTAGCGGTTATGAGAGATATTACAGAGTTAAAAAGACTTGAAAAAATGAAATCAGATTTCGTATCAAATGTATCCCATGAATTAAAGACGCCATTGACTTCTATATCCGGCTTCGCAGAAACTCTTTTAGATGGAGCTTATAAAAGTGAAGAAAACTGTCGATACTTTTTGAGGATAATAAAGCAGGAGACAGACCGCATGACTCGCTTAATTAATGAACTTCTATATCTGTCACGTATAGAAAAACCAGATTTTTCCATACCCAAGAGACCTGTGAATATAGCATCCGTTGTAAATAAAGCGGTAAAGCTCTTACAAAAAAACATAGATGATAAAGGGCATTTATTAAATCTTAGACTTCCAGAAAATTTAGGGCCGGTAACAGGTGATGAAGACAGCGTCTTAGAAATTATTATAAATCTTTTAGATAATGCTATAAAGTACACTCCGGAAGGCGGAAATATAACTGTCGAAATTGAAGATGAATCGGACTTTATCAGCATTTCAGTTGCAGATAACGGAATTGGTATTGCAGGAGACGAGCTAGAGAGAATCTTCGGACGCTTTTATAGGGTGCAAGGACCGGGAATCACAAGTGCAAGCGGTACTGGGCTGGGACTTGCAGTGGTAAAACATTTAGTAGAAAGCTTAAATGGGAAAATCAGCGTAGAAAGTCAGCTGGGCAAGGGAAGCACATTTAAAGTAAGTTTGCCAAAATACAGCTAA
- the pstB gene encoding phosphate ABC transporter ATP-binding protein PstB, which produces MTTKIKVENLNFFYGEHQVLKNINMNIEGNQVTSLIGPSGCGKTTFLRNINRMNDLIEEARAEGAIFLDNENILLDTVDVVQLRKKVGMVFQRPNPFPMSIFDNIAYGPRIHGIKDKHKLDNIVEHSLKSVGLWDEVKDRLKDSALRLSGGQQQRLCIGRVLAVEPEIVLMDEPCSALDPISTMRVEDLILDLKKDYTIIIVTHNMQQAARISDSTAFFLSGELIEFGPTLEMFHTPKDKRTEDYITGRFG; this is translated from the coding sequence ATGACAACTAAAATAAAAGTTGAAAATCTTAATTTTTTTTATGGAGAACATCAGGTTTTAAAGAACATTAATATGAATATTGAAGGTAATCAAGTAACTTCATTAATAGGTCCTTCCGGTTGCGGGAAAACTACTTTTTTAAGAAATATCAACAGAATGAATGACCTTATCGAAGAAGCGCGAGCCGAGGGAGCTATTTTTCTTGATAATGAAAATATATTACTAGACACAGTTGACGTCGTGCAATTGAGGAAAAAGGTAGGCATGGTTTTTCAAAGGCCGAACCCGTTTCCTATGAGTATATTCGACAATATTGCTTATGGGCCGAGAATACATGGCATAAAAGACAAACATAAACTTGATAATATCGTGGAACACAGCTTAAAATCTGTGGGATTATGGGATGAAGTCAAGGACAGATTAAAGGATTCTGCCCTTAGGCTGTCCGGCGGTCAGCAACAAAGATTATGCATAGGTCGAGTTCTTGCCGTTGAACCGGAAATAGTCTTAATGGACGAGCCATGCTCGGCACTTGATCCGATATCGACAATGCGCGTGGAAGATTTAATTCTTGATTTAAAAAAAGATTATACAATTATAATAGTAACCCATAATATGCAGCAGGCGGCAAGAATTTCTGATTCTACAGCATTCTTTTTGAGCGGCGAGCTTATAGAATTTGGTCCTACATTAGAGATGTTTCATACCCCAAAAGATAAGCGCACTGAAGATTATATAACAGGCAGATTCGGTTAA
- the phoU gene encoding phosphate signaling complex protein PhoU: MSTSRVSLDKEMEDLNCDILRMGAIIEQQIREAVESLTAKDIKIAETVIDRDDEVDRLQEVIEDKSIEMIIRQQPIAKDLRTIFSAVKLATDLERISDIAVNIARIAKRIIGQEYIKPLVDIPRMAKIAQDILRTSLDSYVKRDVEIAKSIVSMEEEIDHLYARVFEDLIAIMTKDASTVHQGVQLIMVARQLERIGDHSTNIGEMAVYLKTGERIKLND, encoded by the coding sequence TTGTCAACTTCAAGAGTTTCTCTTGACAAAGAAATGGAAGATCTAAACTGTGATATCCTGCGGATGGGGGCAATTATTGAGCAGCAGATACGGGAAGCGGTAGAATCTCTGACTGCCAAAGATATTAAGATAGCTGAAACAGTCATTGATCGCGATGATGAAGTAGACAGGCTTCAAGAAGTAATCGAAGACAAAAGTATAGAAATGATAATACGCCAGCAACCTATAGCTAAAGATTTGCGAACAATATTTTCTGCAGTAAAGCTTGCAACTGATTTGGAGAGAATTTCCGATATAGCAGTAAATATTGCAAGGATAGCAAAAAGAATAATTGGACAAGAGTATATAAAGCCCCTTGTTGATATTCCTCGGATGGCCAAAATTGCTCAAGACATATTAAGAACATCACTGGATTCTTATGTAAAACGAGACGTAGAAATTGCAAAAAGTATCGTTAGCATGGAAGAAGAAATAGATCATTTATATGCGCGGGTATTTGAAGATTTAATTGCTATAATGACCAAAGATGCTTCTACTGTTCATCAAGGCGTCCAATTAATTATGGTAGCGCGGCAGCTTGAACGAATAGGTGATCACAGCACTAATATCGGAGAAATGGCAGTTTATCTTAAAACGGGTGAAAGAATAAAGCTCAATGACTAA
- the fsa gene encoding fructose-6-phosphate aldolase, with product MKFFIDTANVDEIREAAATGIICGVTTNPTLVAKEGRDFRETILEITSIVDGPISAEVISLDADGMVKEAEEIAAWHPNIVIKIPMTWEGLKATSRLSKKNIKTNVTLVFNPNQALAAARAGATYVSPFIGRFTDITQDGIELVANISEIFTMYDIPTQIIAASIRTPMDVFEAARAGADIATVPFKVLQQMIKHPLTDTGIEKFLDDWKKVPKK from the coding sequence ATGAAGTTTTTTATTGATACTGCAAATGTGGATGAGATCCGAGAGGCAGCCGCAACAGGAATTATTTGCGGAGTTACTACAAATCCAACGTTAGTAGCTAAAGAAGGCAGGGATTTTAGGGAAACCATTCTTGAAATTACATCAATAGTTGATGGGCCTATTAGTGCAGAAGTTATCAGTCTAGATGCTGATGGCATGGTAAAAGAAGCCGAAGAAATTGCTGCCTGGCACCCTAATATCGTTATAAAAATTCCGATGACATGGGAAGGCCTAAAAGCAACCAGCAGATTGTCCAAAAAGAATATAAAGACAAATGTTACACTTGTTTTCAACCCAAATCAAGCACTGGCAGCAGCCCGGGCAGGTGCAACTTATGTAAGTCCTTTTATAGGGCGCTTTACCGATATTACCCAAGACGGCATCGAGCTTGTTGCAAACATCTCTGAGATTTTTACTATGTATGATATTCCAACGCAAATAATTGCTGCAAGTATAAGGACTCCAATGGACGTGTTTGAGGCGGCAAGAGCCGGTGCAGATATTGCTACCGTCCCATTTAAAGTTTTACAACAAATGATAAAGCATCCTCTTACAGATACAGGAATAGAGAAATTTTTAGATGATTGGAAAAAAGTTCCTAAGAAATAG
- a CDS encoding PTS glucitol/sorbitol transporter subunit IIA: MMKYEVTVVDIGELAKKFFNEGTVVLFSKKEMPLEMKEISVMHNGGKLYEDIKAGDKLYIGEKVYTVTAVGEKANSNLRLMGHVCLKFDNEKSAKMPGYIHLERDSEPFCIEIGQKIRVES, from the coding sequence ATGATGAAGTATGAAGTAACAGTGGTGGATATAGGAGAACTGGCAAAGAAGTTTTTTAATGAGGGAACAGTTGTTTTGTTTAGCAAAAAAGAGATGCCCTTGGAGATGAAAGAGATTTCTGTTATGCATAACGGAGGCAAACTCTATGAAGATATAAAAGCCGGTGACAAACTTTATATCGGCGAAAAAGTTTATACAGTTACAGCAGTTGGAGAAAAAGCTAACAGTAATTTAAGATTAATGGGCCATGTTTGCCTAAAATTTGACAATGAAAAATCTGCAAAAATGCCCGGCTACATACACTTAGAGAGGGATAGCGAGCCTTTCTGTATTGAAATAGGCCAAAAAATTCGTGTAGAAAGCTAG
- a CDS encoding NAD(P)H-dependent oxidoreductase, with translation MLNLNSKLKELEEKGGKINIGLVGTGQMGRGIVDRVLRMRGMNIPIIANRTIEKARETFELAGISPQDVYEVNTVSQAEKAIQQGKYAVTEDFEIVTEILPVDVIIEATGVPEVGANTALKSIYNGKHVVMLNVEADVTVGPILKKMADSAGIVYTGSAGDEPGAIKELFDFADSMGFKVVAAGKGKNNPLNREANPDNMRPEAETRGINPRMLTSFVDATNTMVELTAVANATGLIPSCRGLVGPTGAVKDLPKIFSLKEDGGILDKCGVVDFVFGIAPGVFIVVTTDSPVTKQIMSYISLGDGPNYVFYRPYHLVCVETPLSAARAVLYKEPTISPIGAPVAETITVAKKDLKAGEHLDGIGGYTVYGLIDTAENAKKENALPIGLINENTVLKQDVKKGQAISYNMVELENDSTILQLRRIQDKFF, from the coding sequence ATGCTAAATCTTAATTCTAAACTTAAGGAGCTTGAAGAGAAAGGCGGAAAAATAAATATAGGCCTTGTAGGCACAGGCCAAATGGGGCGCGGAATTGTAGACCGAGTATTGCGAATGAGAGGTATGAATATACCAATCATTGCAAATAGAACTATTGAAAAGGCAAGGGAAACCTTTGAGCTTGCCGGAATATCGCCCCAAGATGTTTATGAAGTAAACACTGTATCTCAAGCAGAAAAAGCTATACAGCAGGGCAAATATGCAGTAACTGAGGATTTTGAAATTGTAACCGAGATTTTACCTGTTGATGTAATAATAGAAGCTACCGGTGTTCCCGAGGTAGGAGCAAATACAGCTTTAAAGAGCATCTATAACGGAAAACATGTGGTGATGCTTAATGTAGAAGCAGATGTAACTGTAGGGCCTATTCTCAAAAAAATGGCAGATAGTGCCGGTATAGTCTATACTGGTTCTGCCGGTGACGAACCCGGCGCGATCAAGGAGCTTTTTGATTTTGCAGATTCCATGGGTTTTAAGGTGGTTGCTGCAGGAAAGGGCAAGAACAACCCCCTAAACCGCGAAGCAAATCCGGACAATATGAGACCGGAAGCAGAAACAAGAGGCATCAACCCTCGGATGCTTACTTCTTTTGTAGATGCAACTAATACCATGGTTGAATTAACAGCTGTAGCAAATGCCACCGGTCTTATTCCGTCGTGCAGAGGCCTTGTCGGTCCGACAGGCGCCGTAAAAGATCTTCCGAAAATTTTTTCCCTAAAAGAAGATGGCGGAATTTTAGACAAGTGTGGTGTGGTTGACTTTGTTTTCGGAATAGCTCCCGGCGTCTTTATAGTTGTTACAACAGACAGTCCGGTGACAAAACAGATTATGTCTTATATTTCCCTGGGAGATGGCCCAAATTATGTTTTTTACAGGCCTTATCATCTTGTTTGTGTCGAAACTCCACTTTCAGCAGCAAGGGCGGTTTTATATAAAGAGCCGACAATTTCTCCGATTGGCGCGCCTGTAGCAGAAACAATAACTGTTGCCAAAAAGGATTTAAAAGCCGGAGAACATTTGGACGGAATTGGCGGATATACAGTGTACGGCTTGATTGATACAGCTGAAAATGCAAAGAAAGAAAATGCTTTACCTATTGGTCTGATAAACGAGAATACAGTTCTCAAGCAAGATGTTAAGAAAGGCCAAGCTATATCATATAATATGGTAGAGCTTGAGAATGATTCAACTATTTTGCAATTAAGACGAATTCAAGACAAATTTTTCTAA
- the ptsP gene encoding phosphoenolpyruvate--protein phosphotransferase, producing MLKGIAASPGIEIGKAHVVKHEQVVINTSPIKKEDIGKEIKKLEDALTTTKLQLEKIKEKAQKELGSEKAKIFDAQLMVLEDPVFINEIKSKIESELITADNAVSQVVNSYIAEFGSAKDEYLKERAADIKDIGERLIKNILGISVDAFSLEQEAIIIAKDLTPSDTAQMDKEKVKAFATDMGGRTSHTAIMARSLEIPAVVGLKDATQKIKTGDTVIIDGNEGAVYVNPDEETAKRYEKLKQDYLNKVKELKQLKDLPAETSDNAKRVEISANIGTPKDVKGALENGAEGVGLYRTEFLYMDRQSLPTEEEQFDAYRQVVEKMAPRPIIIRTLDIGGDKKLPYLNMPDELNPFLGWRAIRICLDRPDILKTQLKAILRASAYGKARIMYPMISGVDEVRRANKILDEAKAELYAEGKDFDEDIEVGIMVEIPSAAVTADILAKEVDFFSIGTNDLIQYTLAVDRMNEHISYLYEPFHPAVLRLIKNVIDSSHKEGKWTGMCGEMAGDPLAAPILLGMGLDEFSMSASSIPKVKKIIRLLTYDEAKEIAGKALSMSEPADIRAMVKEIVEKIG from the coding sequence ATGTTAAAGGGAATAGCGGCATCGCCCGGAATCGAAATAGGCAAAGCACATGTTGTAAAACATGAGCAAGTAGTAATTAATACATCGCCTATCAAAAAAGAAGATATAGGCAAAGAGATAAAGAAACTTGAAGATGCACTTACGACAACAAAGCTTCAGCTTGAAAAGATAAAAGAGAAGGCTCAAAAGGAACTCGGCAGCGAAAAAGCCAAGATATTCGATGCACAGCTTATGGTCTTAGAAGATCCCGTCTTCATAAACGAGATAAAATCTAAGATAGAAAGCGAACTGATAACTGCGGATAATGCCGTATCCCAAGTTGTAAATAGCTATATAGCTGAATTCGGCAGCGCAAAGGATGAATATCTAAAAGAAAGAGCTGCAGATATAAAGGATATAGGGGAGCGACTGATAAAGAATATCTTGGGAATCTCGGTAGATGCCTTTAGCCTTGAACAAGAAGCCATAATCATCGCAAAGGATCTTACGCCATCTGATACAGCCCAAATGGACAAAGAAAAAGTAAAGGCCTTTGCAACAGATATGGGAGGAAGAACATCTCACACAGCCATAATGGCAAGGTCCCTTGAGATACCTGCGGTAGTCGGATTAAAGGATGCAACCCAAAAGATAAAAACAGGAGATACTGTCATAATAGATGGCAATGAAGGGGCGGTATATGTAAACCCGGACGAGGAGACAGCCAAAAGGTATGAGAAACTAAAGCAGGATTACCTCAATAAAGTAAAAGAGCTAAAACAGCTAAAAGACCTTCCGGCCGAGACATCTGACAATGCAAAAAGAGTAGAGATATCCGCTAATATCGGAACGCCTAAAGATGTAAAAGGGGCTCTTGAAAACGGAGCAGAGGGCGTAGGTCTTTACAGGACAGAATTCCTATATATGGACAGACAGTCCCTTCCCACAGAAGAAGAACAGTTTGATGCCTACAGGCAGGTTGTTGAAAAAATGGCGCCTCGCCCTATTATCATAAGGACTCTTGATATAGGAGGAGACAAGAAGCTGCCCTATCTTAATATGCCTGATGAGCTTAATCCTTTTTTAGGATGGCGTGCTATCAGAATATGTCTTGACAGACCTGATATACTAAAGACTCAGCTTAAAGCCATATTAAGAGCTAGTGCCTATGGTAAGGCAAGGATAATGTATCCCATGATATCCGGAGTAGATGAGGTAAGAAGGGCAAATAAGATTTTGGATGAGGCAAAGGCTGAACTTTACGCGGAAGGCAAAGACTTTGACGAAGATATAGAGGTAGGCATAATGGTAGAGATACCCTCTGCCGCTGTTACCGCAGATATACTTGCAAAAGAAGTGGACTTTTTCAGCATAGGTACAAATGACCTGATTCAGTATACCCTTGCAGTTGACAGAATGAATGAACATATTTCCTACCTTTATGAACCTTTCCATCCTGCGGTATTAAGGCTTATTAAAAATGTAATCGATTCTTCCCATAAAGAAGGTAAATGGACAGGTATGTGCGGTGAGATGGCAGGAGATCCCCTTGCTGCCCCAATACTTCTTGGTATGGGACTTGATGAGTTTTCCATGAGCGCATCTTCTATACCGAAAGTAAAAAAGATAATCCGCTTACTTACTTATGACGAGGCAAAAGAGATAGCTGGAAAAGCCCTTTCTATGAGCGAACCGGCTGATATAAGGGCTATGGTAAAAGAGATAGTAGAAAAAATAGGATAA
- a CDS encoding AEC family transporter, with protein MGIIKAFESVLSIVLMVSVGAFLNYRHWFDDDKSNLLVDLVIKVSLPALMIYNMMSNFTKEELLNSGYGLVVPVISMAICYLISFAVAYIVGIDPSRRGAFRSMFFNSNTIFVGLPVNMALFGEKSLPYVLFYYVANTFFFWTLGVSEIRKDSTIYNEPDSSKSVFSIETLNKILSPPLIGLLIALFLILIGVRLPTFLLDTLKNLGGLTTPLSMIFIGITISAIKIQNIRFDKEVIALLIGRFIVGPATIILLSQIFYMPKLMRDVFVIQSAMPVMTNAAIISKAYGSDSEYVAIMIAMTTVLIMIVIPIYIYILSYI; from the coding sequence TTGGGCATTATTAAAGCCTTTGAAAGTGTTTTAAGTATTGTATTGATGGTGTCGGTGGGGGCATTTTTAAATTACAGGCATTGGTTTGATGATGATAAATCAAATCTTTTAGTAGACCTTGTAATTAAGGTATCTTTACCGGCGCTTATGATATATAACATGATGAGTAATTTTACTAAAGAAGAACTTTTAAACTCAGGTTACGGTCTTGTTGTGCCTGTCATTTCTATGGCTATTTGCTACTTAATTAGTTTTGCAGTAGCTTATATAGTTGGTATTGACCCTTCAAGACGAGGCGCATTCCGCTCTATGTTTTTTAATTCTAATACAATTTTTGTGGGACTTCCGGTAAATATGGCTTTATTCGGCGAAAAAAGTTTGCCATATGTCCTATTTTATTATGTGGCAAACACCTTTTTCTTCTGGACACTAGGCGTATCCGAGATAAGAAAGGATAGCACGATATATAATGAACCTGATTCATCAAAATCCGTCTTCTCTATTGAAACACTTAATAAGATTTTGTCACCACCCCTTATAGGACTGCTTATAGCTCTTTTTTTGATTCTAATAGGTGTTCGACTTCCAACTTTTCTTTTAGATACATTAAAGAACTTGGGCGGTCTTACTACTCCCTTATCGATGATTTTCATTGGTATCACTATAAGCGCTATAAAAATTCAAAATATCAGATTCGACAAAGAAGTGATAGCATTGCTTATAGGGCGCTTTATCGTGGGGCCGGCAACAATCATCCTGTTATCACAAATTTTTTATATGCCAAAACTAATGAGAGATGTCTTTGTGATTCAATCAGCAATGCCTGTAATGACAAATGCAGCAATTATCTCTAAAGCTTACGGCTCTGATAGTGAATACGTAGCTATTATGATAGCAATGACTACTGTACTGATTATGATTGTTATACCAATTTATATTTATATTTTAAGCTATATATAA